The Equus quagga isolate Etosha38 chromosome 10, UCLA_HA_Equagga_1.0, whole genome shotgun sequence genome includes a region encoding these proteins:
- the BMP15 gene encoding bone morphogenetic protein 15 produces the protein MVLLSILRILLWGLVLFREHRVQMAKVGQPSIALPAEVPTLPLILELLEEAPAKQQGKPQVLGHPLRYMLELYQRSADAHGHPRENRTIGATMVRLVKPLTNVARPLRGPWHIQTLDFPLRSNRVKYQLVRATVVYRHQLHLSHFNLSCHVEPWVQKSPTNQFPSSGRVSSKPSLLSKVWTEMDITQHIRQRLWNHKGRRVLRLRFVCQQPKDSEVLELRWHGTSSLDTVFLLLYFNDTHKSGQKTKLLPRGLEEFMERDASLLLRRVRQAGSMGSEVLGPSREREGPESNQCSLHPFQVSFHQLGWDHWIIAPHLYTPNYCKGACPRVLRYGLNSPNHAIIQSLVNELVDQSVPPPSCVPYKYVPISLLLIEANGSILYKEYENMIAQSCTCR, from the exons ATGGTCCTCCTCAGCATCCTTAGAATCCTTCTTTGGGGACTGGTGCTTTTTAGGGAACACAGGGTCCAAATGGCAAAGGTAGGGCAGCCCTCTATTGCCCTCCCAGCTGAGGTCCCTACCTTGCCCCTGATTTTGGAGCTGCTAGAAGAAGCACCTGCCAAGCAGCAGGGGAAGCCACAGGTCCTAGGGCATCCCTTGCGGTACATGCTGGAGTTGTACCAGCGTTCAGCTGATGCACATGGACATCCTAGAGAGAACCGCACCATTGGCGCCACCATGGTGAGGCTGGTGAAGCCCTTGACCAATGTAGCAAGGCCTCTCAGAG GCCCCTGGCATATACAGACCCTGGACTTTCCTCTGAGATCCAACCGGGTAAAATACCAACTAGTCAGAGCCACTGTGGTTTACCGCCATCAACTTCACCTATCTCACTTCAACCTCTCCTGCCATGTGGAGCCCTGGGTCCAGAAGAGCCCAACCAACCAGTTTCCCTCTTCAGGGAGAGTTTCCTCAAAGCCTTCCCTGCTGTCCAAAGTGTGGACAGAGATGGATATCACACAACACATTCGGCAAAGGCTCTGGAATCACAAAGGGCGCAGGGTTCTACGACTCCGCTTCGTGTGTCAGCAGCCAAAAGATAGCGAGGTTCTTGAGCTCCGGTGGCATGGCACTTCATCTTTGGACACtgtctttttgttgctgtatTTCAATGACACTCACAAAAGTGGTCAGAAGACCAAACTTCTCCCCAGAGGCTTGGAGGAATTTATGGAAAGGGACGCTTCTCTTCTCTTGCGGAGGGTTCGGCAAGCAGGCAGTATGGGGTCTGAGGTTCTTGGCCCCTCCCGCGAGCGTGAAGGGCCTGAAAGTAACCAGTGTTCCCTCCATCCTTTCCAAGTCAGTTTCCACCAGTTGGGCTGGGATCACTGGATCATTGCTCCCCATCTCTATACCCCAAACTACTGTAAGGGAGCCTGCCCTCGGGTACTACGCTATGGTCTCAATTCTCCCAATCACGCCATCATCCAGAGCCTTGTCAATGAGCTGGTAGACCAGAGTGTCCCTCCGCCCTCCTGTGTCCCTTACAAGTATGTTCCCATTAGCCTCCTTCTGATCGAGGCAAATGGGAGTATCTTGTACAAGGAGTATGAGAATATGATTGCCCAGTCCTGTACCTGCAGGTGA